In Nymphalis io chromosome 11, ilAglIoxx1.1, whole genome shotgun sequence, one genomic interval encodes:
- the LOC126771965 gene encoding enhancer of split mbeta protein-like — translation MILPTRTMSPPHGAFHPPSHAHPDEEPVSRTYQYRKVMKPMLERKRRARINRCLDELKDLMVTALQAEGENVSKLEKADILELTVRHLHSLKRRGQLVLKPEMSYAERFRAGFAQCATEVSQFITNATVAANAMHRQGPVDPQAGARLLQHLSNCIRRLEAPPVVQPQPLAPGAVARPTPVQAIAPAPAAAQVLQRTSIGERGVKRQAEEPIDVETIGTKRAYAPPSPPHSPASESDSAQSMWRPW, via the coding sequence ATGATCCTTCCCACACGCACTATGTCCCCGCCGCATGGGGCTTTCCATCCGCCGTCGCACGCGCATCCTGACGAGGAGCCCGTTTCCCGTACTTACCAATACAGAAAAGTTATGAAACCAATGCTTGAAAGAAAGCGACGCGCTCGTATCAATCGTTGTCTTGACGAACTCAAAGATCTCATGGTGACCGCGCTCCAAGCTGAAGGAGAAAACGTCTCGAAGTTGGAGAAAGCTGACATATTGGAACTCACAGTACGCCATCTCCACAGCCTGAAACGAAGAGGACAGTTAGTGCTTAAACCAGAAATGTCATACGCTGAACGTTTTCGTGCGGGATTCGCTCAATGTGCTACGGAAGTGTCACAGTTTATCACCAACGCTACTGTTGCAGCTAATGCGATGCATCGACAAGGCCCAGTTGATCCTCAAGCTGGAGCGAGGTTGCTTCAGCATTTGAGCAATTGTATAAGAAGATTAGAAGCTCCTCCAGTTGTGCAACCTCAGCCGCTTGCGCCTGGTGCTGTGGCAAGACCTACTCCAGTGCAAGCGATAGCACCAGCACCGGCTGCAGCACAAGTCCTTCAAAGGACGTCAATAGGAGAACGAGGAGTTAAAAGACAGGCTGAGGAACCGATTGACGTGGAAACGATTGGAACGAAGAGAGCATATGCACCGCCCTCACCGCCACACAGCCCCGCCTCCGAATCAGACTCCGCCCAGTCGATGTGGCGGCCGTGGTGA
- the LOC126771945 gene encoding uncharacterized protein LOC126771945, producing MSSDPAPLSKTAKYKKITKPLLERKRRARINRCLDELKDLMVGALEIDDDNLSKLEKADILELTVNHLTKLHRPKDPVLEAKKFQAGFGQCAAEACRFIMSVPDLDSKVSQNLVGHLSRLITAQPLTIQVPERPTFSPPISPSSVASDRHHYYSDHERSSSDAEDSVYSADSAPKQWSFGRPNNNKQNVSIAGLLTTVDKLVSHHGSEQGSINGHRNGTYFNKVPAEAKDVILQKIRQHIMDKRGNENIANVDINTNSELPVEPRYARDEAYRNEIAYHYPTPNNFPSSNDTLDLRKIRSPIKSSTHSPKDQTEYRSPNREPPVVEKKPEASINVPEYCALPMDYSNLPPKKKRKLIEYQEYKKQEEARRQLDAFYAEKKDRRDGPPVDLEIDANKWRPW from the exons ATGTCATCGGATCCCGCACCTCTATCTAAGACTGCTAAATATAAGAAGATAACTAAGCCTCTACTTGAAAGAAAACGTCGCGCACGCATTAATCGATGTCTTGATGAACTGAAGGATTTAATGGTCGGCGCCTTGGAG ATCGATGACGACAACTTAAGCAAGTTGGAAAAGGCAGATATCCTTGAGTTAACTGTTAATCATCTCACGAAGTTGCATAGACCTAAGGATCCGGTTTTGGAGGCGAAGAAATTTCAAGCGGGGTTTGGTCAATGTGCGGCTGAAGCGTGCAGATTTATAATGTCAGTGCCGGATTTAGACTCAAAAGTGAGTCAAAATTTAGTTGGGCACCTATCGAGATTGATAACCGCTCAACCGCTGACAATTCAAGTACCAGAGAGACCAACTTTTTCTCCACCAATATCACCTTCTTCAGTAGCTTCAGACAGACACCACTATTACAGCGACCATGAGAGATCTTCATCCGATGCCGAAGATTCAGTCTATTCAGCCGACAGCGCACCCAAACAGTGGTCATTTGGaagaccaaataataataaacaaaacgttTCTATTGCCGGTCTTTTAACAACAGTCGATAAACTGGTTTCGCATCATGGCTCCGAACAGGGTTCAATAAATGGCCACCGAAATGGAACTTACTTCAACAAAGTACCGGCTGAGGCGAAAGacgtaatattacaaaaaatcagACAACACATCATGGACAAACGGGGAAATGAAAACATTGCTAACGTCGATATCAATACGAATTCAGAACTGCCTGTCGAACCTCGTTATGCAAGAGATGAAGCTTACAGAAACGAGATTGCGTATCATTATCCTACACCAAATAATTTCCCAAGCAGTAACGACACCTTAGATCTGCGAAAAATTCGTTCACCAATCAAATCATCTACACACTCTCCAAAAGATCAAACTGAATATAGGAGCCCAAATAGAGAACCACCTGTGGTAGAAAAAAAACCCGAAGCGAGCATCAATGTACCGGAATATTGTGCTTTGCCAATGGATTACAGCAATTTGCCAcctaaaaagaaaagaaaattaatcGAATACCAAGAGTATAAAAAACAAGAAGAAGCAAGGCGACAGCTCGATGCTTTTTATGCGGAGAAAAAAGATCGCCGAGATGGACCACCGGTGGACCTTGAAATAGATGCAAACAAATGGCGCCCATGGTAG